In Candidatus Angelobacter sp., the genomic stretch TTGGTTTTGTCGGACGACTGCCGTCGTGGATCTTCGAGCTGTTCTCGCAGCGTGCGGTATTCCTTGAAACTGATCGAGAGCGTCGCTCGAGCAGGCGTGCCGTCAGGATGAAACATCGTGACCTTGCGGCTCAGCTTCTCAATCACCGCGAAGAACTCCAGTGGTCCCCAGTTAAATCGAACCGGAGGAGGAGCATGTAAGTCGCGATCGATTTCAAGTAGTTTGAAAAGATCCGCAAGGCGTTTGGTGAGCGGGTTTTCTTCCTTCTGCTGTAGTGATGTCGGACCCTTAGGATCTGTGTAGTCGTCGAGGAACAGATCCAGGCTGAGACGGTCTGACTCGCCACTCACAAATTGCAGGAGTGGCGACGAGAGGCCTGGCACCGGGGTAGCTTTAAACGAGTTGGTTCGCTCAAAGCTGTACTCGGTGGGATTGAAAAGCGCAGTGATGACTTTACCCTTGTCCGCGCCATCGAGGACGGTAATAGTCGCTTTCTTGAGTTGGGCCTTAGTCATCGTTCCTCAAAGTCCACGCCGCTGGCGCTCGATGCGCATACGTTGCTCCACGCGGCTAATCACATGGTCTGTCAATCGATCCAAGACCGCAGGATCAAGCCTCGTTACTTGCGTTGCCGCCGCCGGTGCGGGGAGAACGGCCACTCCTACCGCGGATTCGTGGTCCGGTTGTGGGCGACCCTGCGTTCGACTAGCCGACTCGGACAATTCCGCACCACGTTCGTCGTCGTCGCTGGTCAGCGGAGTCTGCCCTGTGCGACGCCAGACAAGTTGCTCGGAGTGTTCGTACTGAAACTGCAAAGTCCTCGTTCCAGCCTGACGATTCGCAACCGGATCACGAAACTCCGGCTGACGCCGGGAAGACACTTGCTGCCAGTGCTGCCAGATTTGCGATCGCGTCTGCAAAAACCGTGTATGTACTCCGCGCTGCAAACTCGCGCGAACTTCCGGCCTGGGATCAAAAAACTGGCGACGCTCGGGCTGCGTGGTCCACGTGACGACCTGGTTCGTGAGCGGCGGCCGCGAAACAGGCTGGGCCGCCGTTGGCGCCAGATGTTGTTTGGGGCGAGCGCTGTTGGATAGCCAACGAACTGGGGCCGGCGCTGTCCCTGGAAAGTGTGCTTTCAGCGTGTTGCGGGGCCACGAGACTCTTGATGCAAGTGTTACTGAACCGCGCTGCTGCGCGCGCGAGTTCTTGCGTTCGTACATTTCGGGCGCCGCCTGCTTTGCCTTATCCAATTGCAGTCCAGGAGTTGCAGCTAACACGCTTGTCCAACGGTGGTCCATTACCACTCGCGTCCGGCCCGCGGCCGCGGCCGGGAAGTGACCTGGCATTGCCT encodes the following:
- a CDS encoding LysM peptidoglycan-binding domain-containing protein, whose translation is MTKAQLKKATITVLDGADKGKVITALFNPTEYSFERTNSFKATPVPGLSSPLLQFVSGESDRLSLDLFLDDYTDPKGPTSLQQKEENPLTKRLADLFKLLEIDRDLHAPPPVRFNWGPLEFFAVIEKLSRKVTMFHPDGTPARATLSISFKEYRTLREQLEDPRRQSSDKT